The genomic segment TGTATGAAGAAACCGGCGGCATTGTTGCGGCGTTAACAACTTCGGTTCCTGAGCACGAAGGCTCAGAGCGCAACTGGGACTACCGTTATTGCTGGATCCGGGACGCCTATTTTACCGTAACGGCGCTGAACCGCCTCTCCGGTATGGGGACTCTGGAACATTATATGCGTTGGGTACGGAATATCGTGGCGCAGTCCAAGGGCGGCCACATCCAGCCCGTGTATGGCATCGGACTGGAGGCGGACCTGACGGAGGATATTGCGAAACAGTTGCCCGGCTATCGGGGAATGGGCCCGGTGCGCGTTGGCAATCAGGCGGCCGAACACGTTCAGCATGACGTCTATGGGCAGGTTGTTCTGGGCGTTGCGCAAAGCTTCTTCGATACCCGTCTGATGAAGCGGCCGGGGCTGACCGAATTCGAACAGCTTGAGCCGGTGGGGGAGCGGGCTTTTGCGGTTCACGACACGCCGGATGCAGGTATCTGGGAGTTCCGCACGATTGCTCACGTCCACACATCGTCGGCCATCATGTGCTGGGCGGCATGCGATCGTCTGGCAAAGATTGCCGCGCATCTTGGCCTGCCTGCGAGGGCTGATTACTGGCGCGAGCGGGCGGACATCATACAAGGCACCATTCTGGAAAAAGCCTGGAATGAGGAGGTTGGCGCCTTTACCGCGGCGTTTGGCGGGGAAGACCTCGATGCGTCGGTTCTGCTGATGGCGGAGATCGGGTTTATCGACGCGGATGACCCCCGTTACATCTCGACCGTTCAGGTCATCAATCGGGACCTGCGCGACGGTGACCACGTCTACCGCTACAAGGTAACGGACGATTTCGGGAAACCGAAAACCGCCTTCACCGCGTGTACGTTCTGGCTGGTCGATGCCCTCTACCGGATCGGTGAGACCGAGGAAGCCCGTCGTGTGTTCGAAGCGTTGCTGGCCGCCCGGAACCATCTCGGCCTGCTGTCTGAAGACGTGGATACCGAAACAGGAGAGCTCTGGGGCAACTTCCCTCAGACCTATTGCATGGTGGGCATCATCAATTCGGCAGCTCTGCTTTCGCGGTCCTGGAGCAAGTCGATTTAGGTGATGTGCCTAATTTTTGGGCAGGACTGATGGCGCACTCTTCAAAGCCGGGCGACCACAGCAGCGCAAGGTTATGCCCATAGGGGTGGGTTGACCGGGCATACACTTGCATGCGTTGTTGTCTCCATGGGAGAGGCACCTCATTTTTTTGATGAAATGGACGGGTTCGACGGAAATGTCCGCGCCCCCTATGAAGCTTATTCAGGCTGGCTGGAGGAAATGAGCCGGCCTGCGCTGCTCAAGAAATCCGCAGAAGCGCAAGCTTTCTTCCGGCGCACCGGGATCACATTCAACGTCTATGGTGACGCAGAAGCCGATGAACGGTTGATCCCGTTTGACTTGGTCCCGCGCATCATCGGGGCGGGGGAGTGGGCGAACCTGGTTCGCGGCATCGAGCAGAGGGTGAAGGCGATCAATGCCTTCCTTCACGACATTTATCACCGGCAGGAGATTATCCGGGCCGGCCGTGTGCCCGAACGCCTGATCGGGGAGAACGCCGCCTTCCTGCCGAGAATGATCGGCATGGACCCACCCGGTGGAATCTACACCCATATAGTCGGCGTGGACCTTGTCCGGACCGGTCCGAACGAGTTTTTTGTTCTCGAGGACAATGCGCGCACGCCAAGCGGCGTGTCCTACATGCTGGAAAACCGCGAAACGATGTTGAAGATGTTCCCGGAACTCTTCTCGCATATCCGCGTGGAACCGGTTCAGCAGTATCCGGCAACGCTGCGGCGGTCTCTGGAACAGTGCGGCCCGCCAGCCGCGGATGGAAACCGCCCGACCGTGGCTGTCCTCACACCGGGTATTCACAACTCTGCCTATTTCGAACACGCCTTCCTGGCGGATCAGATGGGTGTCGAACTGGTCGAAGGGCATGATCTTCGGGTGGTCGATGGCCGGATCGCCATGCGCACAACCCGCGGCTATGAGCCAATCGATGTCATCTATCGCCGGATCGATGATGATTACCTGGATCCGCTGAATTTCCGGTCAGACTCCCTTCTTGGGGTGGCGGGCATTTTCGACATTTATCGCGCGGGCGGCATCACGATCGCGAATGCTCCGGGAACGGGTATTGCCGATGACAAGGCAATCTATTCCTACATGCCGGAAATCGTCGAATTCTATACCGGCCAGAAGCCGATTCTTCAGAATGTGCCGACCTGGCGGTGTGCCGAAAAGGATGCGCTGGCTTATGTGCTGGAGCACCTGGACGAGCTGGTGGTGAAGGAAGTGCATGGGTCCGGCGGATACGGAATGCTGGTGGGACCGGCCGCCAGCAAGGCGGAGCTGAAGGCCTTCCGTGCCAAGCTGGTGGATAAGCCGGAAAACTATATTGCCCAGCCGACGCTCGCGCTTTCGACTGTTCCGGTGCTGACCAAATCTGGCCTTGCCCCGAGACACGTCGATCTCCGGCCATTTGTCCTGGTCTCCCCGGAAGGCGTGCAGGTGACGCCCGGCGGCCTGACCCGTGTGGCGATGAAGAAAGGTTCCCTGGTGGTCAATTCCAGCCAGGGCGGCGGAACCAAGGACACCTGGGTCCTGAAGGGGGAATAGGTGATGCTGGGCCGCACAGCTGCCGGTCTCTTCTGGCTGGCTCGTTACCTGGAAAGGGCGGGGAATACGTCGCGCCTGGCCGAGGCGGGTTTCCGCATGGCATTGACGCGGGCCGATTCCGATACGGAGGAGTGGCAGTCTGTTGTCACCACGGCGGGGTGTCGGGAGGCTTACCTTGAAAAACACGAGACAATCCGTTCGGACAAAATCCTGGATTTCATCCTGAGAGACAAGGAGAATCCCAACAGCGTGCTCTGCGCGTTTCACACCGCGCGCGAGAATGCCCGGATGACGCGTACCGCCCTGACGCGGGAAGTGTGGGAAGCGATCAATGAGGCCTGGATGAGCGTGCGCGATGCGTTGCGCCGCCCGGTGCCGGAGCGGGACCTGCCGGAAATCCTGTCCTTGGTACGCCGGCAGGGAGCGCAGGTCAGCGGGGCGGTCACGGGGACCATGCTGCGCAATGATATCTACAATTTCATGCAACTCGGCACGCTGGTCGAGCGAGCCGACAACACGTCGCGTATTCTGGACGCGAAGTATTATGTGCTGCTGCCTTCCAGCGCATCCATCGGGTCATCGCTCGATAATGTTCAGTGGGAAATGATCCTGCGGTCTGCATCGGCAGAGCGCAGCTTTTACTGGTTGCATGGCGGTCGGGCCAGTCCGCCCGCCATTGCGGACTTTCTGATCTTTGATGCACGCCTGCCGCGGTCTCTGGCATTCTGCTATGATATGATTACGGAATATCTGGGACGACTTGCCCTGGAATATGGCGAAAGCACACCGGCGCATGAACTGGCGACCCGTCAGGAGAACCGCCTTACAGACCTGAACATCGCGCTTGTATTTGAGGAGGGGTTGCACGAATTCCTCACCAGCTTCATGGCTCAGAACGCGGCTTTCTCGGCCCAGATAGAAACCGACTACAGGTTCAATGAGTAAGCCATGAGACTGCGCATCGATCACACAACAGTATATAATTACGAAAAGGCGGCGGTCTATGCGCTGCACCAGGTGCGCAAGCGTCCGCACGACACGGATGCGCAGACGGTCATGACCTGGGAGCTGGTTCTGGATGGAGCCAAGCTCGAAGCCCAATATGTCGATCATCACGGGAATCATGTCGATCTTGTCTCGATCGAGCCGGACGCCAAACGCGTGTCGATCTCCTGCCAGGGCGAGGTTGAGACCCGCGACACCGCAGGCGTGTTGACCAATAGCCGGGTGACGCCACCACTCTGGCTCTACCGCCGGTTTACGCCGCTTACGAAGGCGGGGAAGGGCGTCCGTAGTCTTGTCTCCCAGTTGGGAAAGGACCCGGCGCTCAATATCGAAACGCTGCATGCCCTGATGAACCTGATTGCAGAAGCGGTTGTCTATGACACCAACCCGACCGGACCGAACACGACGGCCGAGGAGGCGCTCGAACTCGGTCATGGTGTTTGCCAGGACCATGCCCACGTCTTTGCGTCGGCAGCGCGGCTGCTGGGCTTTCCGGCCCGGTATGTCGGTGGTTACATGATGATGCTGGACCGGGTCGATCAGGACGCAGGCCATGCCTGGGCGGAGGCCTGGATCGAGGGGCTTGGGTGGGTCGGATTTGATGCAGCCAACCGTGTTTGTCCTGACGAACGGTACATTCAGGTTGCAACCGGGCTCGACTATCGCGAAGCTGGTCCGATGACAGGGGTCATGTATGGCGGCGAACGGGAGGTTCTCTCGGTCAATGTTCAGGTCCAACAATAACAAACGGGTCCGAAGAGGTTCGAAGTGACATATTGCGTGGCGATGCGGCTCAACGCGGGGCTCATCTTCATGTCCGACACGCGCACGAATGCGGGCGTGGACAACATTTCCAAGTTCCGGAAGATGTTTACCTGGGAGGAACCGGGAGAACGGGTGATCACCGTTCTCACGGCAGGGAACCTTGCAACGTCTCAGGCCGTCATCAGCGTTCTGGATGAACGGGCCAAGGCGCCCAAGGAGCGCCGCCCCAGCCTGCTGGAAGCGCCGACCATGTTCCAGGTCGCCAACATTATCGGCGACACGCTCAAGGAAGTGATCAAGACGCAGAAAATGACCGGCCCCGAATCGGAGGCCGACTATGGCGCCACAATGATTGTGGGGGGCCAGATTGCCGGAATTGGGCCGCGCCTTTTCCTGATTTACCCCGAAGGCAATTTCATCGAAGCGAGCGAAGAGACGCCTTTCTTCCAGATCGGTGAAACCAAGTATGGCCGGCCGATCCTTCTACGGGCCTATGACCCGGAGATGAGTTTCGAGGAGGCAATCAAGCTCCTCTACGTTTCCTTCGACTCGACCTTGAAAGCGAACCTGTCCGTTGGCATGCCGCTGGACCTGCAGGTCGTCGAAAAGGGGACAATGCAAGTCCGTCACAACCGGCGTATCGACGAGGACGATCCGTACTTTCAGACCGTTTCCAGCAGCTGGGGTGACGCCTTGAAACTGGCGTTCAAATCGCTTCCGGACTTTTCGTTTGACGAAGGGGGCGAAGCCTAGGCGGTTGCCAGCGCGGGCGCGTATTCGCGGAATAGCTTCTTGGCGAGCACCACACGGCCTTCCGCATCCAGTCCATCTGTGTCTGCCGTAAGTGTTGCGTTCACCAGCGGCCGGATGCCCAGGCGATTGGCAATCTGGATGGCAAGGCCCGGCCTGGCATTCAGTTCCAGAAGGAGCGGGCCCTTTTCCTTGTCGAGCACGAT from the uncultured Hyphomonas sp. genome contains:
- a CDS encoding glycoside hydrolase family 15 protein yields the protein MSGLDLGIVGNGTIAALINSRGDYQWACLPRFDGQPVFNQLLGGGGAFSVWMEDLASRTQSYDHNSAILRTRLESRDGAVVEIVDFAPRFENQGRMFRPAALVRRFRVLAGTPRMRITLTPETDWGGRKLKPVRGVNHVRFIDEELGFRVTTDAPVSYILSGTSFILDREATFILGADESLSDHPEVIARDWEERTRLYWKRWARSLAVPFEWQQAVIRAAITLKLCVYEETGGIVAALTTSVPEHEGSERNWDYRYCWIRDAYFTVTALNRLSGMGTLEHYMRWVRNIVAQSKGGHIQPVYGIGLEADLTEDIAKQLPGYRGMGPVRVGNQAAEHVQHDVYGQVVLGVAQSFFDTRLMKRPGLTEFEQLEPVGERAFAVHDTPDAGIWEFRTIAHVHTSSAIMCWAACDRLAKIAAHLGLPARADYWRERADIIQGTILEKAWNEEVGAFTAAFGGEDLDASVLLMAEIGFIDADDPRYISTVQVINRDLRDGDHVYRYKVTDDFGKPKTAFTACTFWLVDALYRIGETEEARRVFEALLAARNHLGLLSEDVDTETGELWGNFPQTYCMVGIINSAALLSRSWSKSI
- a CDS encoding circularly permuted type 2 ATP-grasp protein; translation: MGEAPHFFDEMDGFDGNVRAPYEAYSGWLEEMSRPALLKKSAEAQAFFRRTGITFNVYGDAEADERLIPFDLVPRIIGAGEWANLVRGIEQRVKAINAFLHDIYHRQEIIRAGRVPERLIGENAAFLPRMIGMDPPGGIYTHIVGVDLVRTGPNEFFVLEDNARTPSGVSYMLENRETMLKMFPELFSHIRVEPVQQYPATLRRSLEQCGPPAADGNRPTVAVLTPGIHNSAYFEHAFLADQMGVELVEGHDLRVVDGRIAMRTTRGYEPIDVIYRRIDDDYLDPLNFRSDSLLGVAGIFDIYRAGGITIANAPGTGIADDKAIYSYMPEIVEFYTGQKPILQNVPTWRCAEKDALAYVLEHLDELVVKEVHGSGGYGMLVGPAASKAELKAFRAKLVDKPENYIAQPTLALSTVPVLTKSGLAPRHVDLRPFVLVSPEGVQVTPGGLTRVAMKKGSLVVNSSQGGGTKDTWVLKGE
- a CDS encoding alpha-E domain-containing protein, which translates into the protein MLGRTAAGLFWLARYLERAGNTSRLAEAGFRMALTRADSDTEEWQSVVTTAGCREAYLEKHETIRSDKILDFILRDKENPNSVLCAFHTARENARMTRTALTREVWEAINEAWMSVRDALRRPVPERDLPEILSLVRRQGAQVSGAVTGTMLRNDIYNFMQLGTLVERADNTSRILDAKYYVLLPSSASIGSSLDNVQWEMILRSASAERSFYWLHGGRASPPAIADFLIFDARLPRSLAFCYDMITEYLGRLALEYGESTPAHELATRQENRLTDLNIALVFEEGLHEFLTSFMAQNAAFSAQIETDYRFNE
- a CDS encoding transglutaminase family protein, whose product is MRLRIDHTTVYNYEKAAVYALHQVRKRPHDTDAQTVMTWELVLDGAKLEAQYVDHHGNHVDLVSIEPDAKRVSISCQGEVETRDTAGVLTNSRVTPPLWLYRRFTPLTKAGKGVRSLVSQLGKDPALNIETLHALMNLIAEAVVYDTNPTGPNTTAEEALELGHGVCQDHAHVFASAARLLGFPARYVGGYMMMLDRVDQDAGHAWAEAWIEGLGWVGFDAANRVCPDERYIQVATGLDYREAGPMTGVMYGGEREVLSVNVQVQQ
- a CDS encoding peptidase, which gives rise to MRLNAGLIFMSDTRTNAGVDNISKFRKMFTWEEPGERVITVLTAGNLATSQAVISVLDERAKAPKERRPSLLEAPTMFQVANIIGDTLKEVIKTQKMTGPESEADYGATMIVGGQIAGIGPRLFLIYPEGNFIEASEETPFFQIGETKYGRPILLRAYDPEMSFEEAIKLLYVSFDSTLKANLSVGMPLDLQVVEKGTMQVRHNRRIDEDDPYFQTVSSSWGDALKLAFKSLPDFSFDEGGEA